A window of the Antarctobacter heliothermus genome harbors these coding sequences:
- the gmd gene encoding GDP-mannose 4,6-dehydratase has translation MKKAFITGVTGQDGSYLAQLLLEKGYEVHGGVRRISQVETTRLDALGVTADVHLHEFDLGEPNKIFRTIRDVEPDEFYNLAAQSFVGASWELPVYTAEVDGVSVVRILDSLRTLTPECHFYQASTSEMFGLVQEVPQRETTRLHPRSPYGVAKVYGHYITMNYRESFGMHASSGILFNHESPLRGKEFVTRKITLGLARIAHGGSDPVELGNMDAQRDWGFAGDYVEGMWRMTQQDVADDYVLATGVTTTIRDFFTYAATALGMDLEWSGTGEGETATCRKSGKLVMRVNPKFYRPAEVELLIGDATKAREKLGWVPKVSVEQLAEMMAKSDYDALA, from the coding sequence ATGAAAAAAGCATTCATCACAGGCGTCACGGGACAGGATGGCAGCTATCTGGCCCAGCTTTTGCTGGAAAAGGGCTATGAGGTGCACGGCGGCGTGCGGCGCATTTCCCAGGTTGAAACCACCCGTCTGGACGCGCTCGGCGTCACCGCGGATGTGCACCTGCATGAGTTCGATCTGGGCGAGCCCAACAAGATCTTTCGCACCATCAGGGACGTGGAACCGGATGAGTTCTACAACCTTGCCGCCCAAAGTTTTGTCGGTGCCTCATGGGAATTGCCTGTTTATACGGCAGAAGTGGACGGCGTTTCGGTGGTCCGCATTCTGGACAGCCTGCGCACGCTGACGCCGGAGTGCCATTTCTATCAGGCCTCGACCTCGGAGATGTTCGGCTTGGTCCAAGAGGTGCCGCAGCGCGAGACCACCCGGCTGCATCCGCGCTCGCCCTACGGCGTGGCCAAGGTCTACGGCCATTACATCACCATGAACTACCGCGAGAGTTTTGGCATGCATGCCTCCTCGGGGATCCTGTTCAACCACGAAAGCCCGCTGCGCGGCAAGGAATTCGTCACCCGCAAGATCACGCTGGGCCTGGCGCGGATCGCCCATGGCGGCAGTGATCCGGTGGAACTGGGCAATATGGACGCGCAGCGCGACTGGGGTTTTGCCGGTGATTACGTCGAGGGCATGTGGCGGATGACGCAGCAGGACGTGGCCGACGATTATGTGTTGGCCACCGGCGTGACGACGACGATCCGCGATTTCTTTACCTATGCGGCGACCGCGCTTGGCATGGATCTGGAATGGTCCGGCACCGGTGAGGGCGAGACCGCCACCTGTCGCAAGTCCGGCAAGCTGGTGATGCGGGTGAACCCCAAGTTCTACCGCCCCGCCGAGGTCGAATTGCTGATCGGCGACGCCACCAAGGCGCGCGAAAAGCTGGGCTGGGTGCCCAAAGTCAGCGTCGAACAGCTGGCCGAAATGATGGCAAAATCCGACTACGATGCGCTTGCCTGA
- a CDS encoding class I SAM-dependent methyltransferase, giving the protein MPIAVIACQDATLIAQHFVEALQKRFDAIYCIDEGFRAALAETGTELRPAGELTQSDQLCAFFAPGHEWVDDTIGLMMEDAAQRGSSAYLNKFQWGYCPLLTRDIDLGQRYLRHRKPIAMFAALAARRPDYYVSNAALDRAHSFYLATTEEEGRAAVGHMVTTGTGQDTLDPRSFPSTFAVLNHSFMVEQVERLAFFTDLGGKRVLEIGASPLNPVLARLLIDKYGCDYVGVNIEPFEYSSAPGMKMISEDIHKVDFPRNHFDVVFSIAVWEHIPNPLPVFDAVARWLRPSGIHYGIFQNWMSQVGHHVFSPRAPGHLVPAWGHLIYSPEDLGTQITTAGGSPETAASITDFIHNSPEINRVPTGDFVAKIQSGPLEVLYLDGRARGRLNPRAVEIAAENPELNAEELSCLGLEFALRKSDFDIRSWPLTLTSGDPNAQ; this is encoded by the coding sequence ATGCCCATCGCCGTCATTGCCTGCCAAGACGCCACTCTGATCGCGCAGCACTTCGTAGAGGCCCTTCAGAAGCGGTTCGACGCGATCTACTGTATCGACGAGGGCTTTCGGGCGGCGCTGGCAGAGACCGGGACAGAGCTGCGCCCGGCAGGCGAGTTGACCCAATCGGACCAGCTCTGTGCGTTTTTCGCGCCGGGCCATGAATGGGTCGACGACACCATCGGACTGATGATGGAGGACGCGGCACAGCGGGGCAGTTCTGCCTATCTCAACAAGTTCCAGTGGGGATACTGCCCGCTGCTGACCCGCGACATCGACCTTGGCCAGAGATACCTGCGCCATCGCAAGCCAATCGCGATGTTTGCGGCGCTTGCTGCCCGGCGTCCGGACTACTACGTCTCAAACGCGGCCCTTGACCGGGCGCATTCTTTCTATCTCGCCACCACAGAGGAAGAGGGGCGCGCCGCAGTCGGGCACATGGTCACGACCGGAACCGGACAGGACACCCTCGACCCGCGCAGCTTTCCCAGCACCTTTGCCGTGCTCAACCACAGCTTTATGGTCGAACAGGTCGAACGGCTGGCATTCTTTACCGACCTCGGGGGCAAGCGGGTGCTGGAAATCGGCGCCTCGCCCCTCAACCCGGTTCTGGCGCGGTTGCTGATCGACAAATACGGCTGTGACTACGTCGGTGTGAATATTGAACCTTTCGAATATTCCAGTGCCCCCGGCATGAAGATGATCAGCGAGGACATCCACAAGGTGGACTTCCCGCGCAATCACTTCGACGTGGTGTTCAGCATCGCGGTCTGGGAACATATCCCCAATCCGCTACCGGTTTTCGATGCGGTGGCGCGGTGGCTGCGGCCCAGCGGGATACATTACGGGATCTTCCAGAACTGGATGTCGCAGGTGGGTCACCATGTGTTTTCCCCGCGTGCGCCCGGGCATCTGGTGCCGGCCTGGGGCCATCTGATTTACTCACCCGAAGATCTGGGGACACAAATCACCACAGCGGGCGGCAGTCCCGAAACCGCCGCCTCGATCACCGATTTCATCCACAACTCACCAGAGATCAACCGCGTGCCGACGGGCGATTTCGTGGCCAAGATCCAATCCGGACCGCTCGAAGTTCTGTATCTCGATGGCCGGGCGCGTGGGCGGCTCAATCCGCGTGCCGTCGAGATTGCAGCCGAAAATCCTGAGCTGAATGCCGAGGAACTGTCCTGCCTCGGGCTTGAATTCGCTCTGCGGAAATCGGACTTCGATATCCGCTCCTGGCCCCTTACCCTGACATCCGGAGACCCCAATGCTCAATGA
- a CDS encoding sulfotransferase domain-containing protein: MARNRTLWPGRMGVRRRTEHTAPMTGDSSGDGNDKDTAMTASIAYKGKTIYELPASRSPDIPSAFFMSVHKSGSTLMNNMIRAACQMLDYEFVDIQSHFFNTGVSDSDIPAETSEIFKPKGYVYSGFRYFPNQYDIPCLNDCPLIVLVRDPRDAVVSQYFSLSQSHPMPGKDADDKLFKHMEEQRKATLGSDINEFALREVGSFVKKLETYSEILKTHPKARLFQYEEIIYMKKKWLMSMLNFLEWKMKPGQPMNLANRFNVVPKAEDASKHIRQVHPQNYMTKLSPETIAEINKTYASTLLRYNYI, translated from the coding sequence ATGGCACGAAACAGGACGCTTTGGCCCGGTCGCATGGGGGTGCGCCGCCGGACCGAACACACCGCGCCGATGACCGGGGACTCATCCGGGGACGGCAATGACAAGGACACAGCAATGACCGCCAGCATCGCCTACAAGGGCAAGACCATCTACGAACTGCCCGCCTCGCGCAGCCCCGATATCCCTTCGGCCTTTTTCATGTCGGTGCACAAATCCGGCTCGACGCTGATGAACAACATGATCCGCGCCGCCTGCCAGATGCTGGACTATGAATTTGTCGACATCCAGTCGCATTTCTTCAACACCGGCGTGTCCGACAGCGACATCCCGGCGGAAACCAGCGAGATCTTCAAACCCAAGGGCTATGTCTATTCGGGGTTCCGCTATTTCCCCAACCAGTACGACATCCCCTGCCTGAACGACTGCCCGCTGATCGTGCTGGTGCGTGACCCGCGCGACGCGGTCGTGTCGCAGTATTTCTCGCTGTCGCAAAGCCACCCGATGCCGGGCAAGGATGCCGACGACAAGCTGTTCAAGCACATGGAAGAACAGCGCAAGGCGACGCTGGGATCGGACATCAACGAATTCGCCCTGCGCGAGGTCGGTAGCTTTGTCAAAAAGCTGGAAACCTATTCCGAGATCCTCAAGACCCACCCCAAGGCCCGCCTCTTTCAGTACGAAGAGATCATCTACATGAAAAAGAAATGGCTCATGTCGATGCTGAACTTCCTCGAATGGAAGATGAAGCCGGGCCAGCCGATGAACCTTGCCAACCGGTTCAACGTGGTGCCCAAGGCCGAGGACGCCTCCAAGCACATCCGCCAGGTGCACCCGCAGAACTACATGACCAAGCTCAGCCCGGAAACGATTGCCGAGATCAACAAGACCTACGCCTCCACACTGCTGCGCTACAACTACATCTGA
- a CDS encoding glycosyltransferase: protein MKICYIGHEYHRKTASTNFMADLLEAGATEFHRRDTLPDPATLAAFDLDALADENYDLICVFQIEMLAKAIAERRLTKRLVFVPMFDGARMLSDDYWQTMAARDDVRVINFSSTLHHQVASLGVNSFFFRFYPQPVTHPTWDRLKKPRPPKAFFWQRTDRPSWATVKTLVEGMPDLPFHLHLAGDPSLRAAVDVETEQAERPLTVSTWFDKASDYRQIVEGCDIYVAPREFEGIGMSFLEAMAAGKCVIAPDNPTMNEYITHGINGLLYDVDTPKPLDLTQYLNIGKRAWRSVQHGHREWQWDMKTRLSDLMFKDDLGDPEPYRELGAYVRAGLGQSLGRGFPAKRVTREPLPKVTVAVVCYNSETEIEETLTSIFAQTYRNMEIVVVDGASKDGTVEILERHKTRFDVYVSEPDKGVYDAMNKAAKLGSGDYIIFINAGDYFHLPTSLEVAMHNVFGGPGAWLGRRKLPDFVIGDHIYRHESGVSALHKAADFTDTWAQLQSGEFKPGWWGGIPCHQATLTRRDLLATVGYDLSFDITADHNFMFTMKARGASFVHCHTVIATYVGGGMSAKRTLQCMRESFRVARTNTGAFKAVEKLYLQLFGERAILSDPEKRESEAELLRRSGLFYEDWYRVNFMGADSPFQDPVLHYLEVGHARGARPNPFFDGQHYLLRNTDVADAGMNPFVHYIITGRDQTRPTYDWDGKDAGEALSRFKRLYPWHSVDLDGLERILAATPKERLLSVLRDV, encoded by the coding sequence ATGAAGATTTGCTACATCGGCCACGAATACCATCGCAAGACGGCCTCGACCAATTTCATGGCCGACCTGCTGGAGGCCGGGGCCACAGAGTTTCATCGCCGCGACACGCTGCCCGATCCGGCGACGCTGGCGGCCTTTGATCTCGATGCGCTGGCGGATGAAAACTATGACCTGATCTGCGTCTTCCAGATCGAGATGCTGGCCAAGGCGATCGCCGAACGGCGACTGACCAAACGGCTGGTCTTTGTGCCGATGTTCGACGGCGCGCGGATGCTGAGTGACGATTATTGGCAGACCATGGCGGCGCGCGACGACGTGCGGGTGATCAATTTCTCGTCCACGCTGCATCACCAGGTCGCCAGCCTTGGGGTCAATTCCTTCTTCTTTCGCTTCTATCCCCAGCCGGTGACGCATCCGACCTGGGACCGGCTGAAAAAACCACGCCCCCCCAAGGCGTTTTTCTGGCAGCGCACCGACCGGCCCAGCTGGGCCACGGTCAAGACGTTGGTCGAAGGCATGCCGGACCTGCCGTTCCACCTGCATCTGGCCGGCGATCCGTCGTTGCGCGCCGCCGTCGACGTCGAGACCGAACAGGCAGAGCGCCCGCTCACCGTGTCGACCTGGTTTGACAAGGCGTCGGACTATCGCCAGATCGTCGAGGGCTGCGATATCTACGTCGCCCCGCGGGAGTTCGAGGGCATCGGCATGTCCTTTCTCGAGGCGATGGCGGCGGGTAAATGTGTGATCGCCCCCGACAATCCCACGATGAACGAATACATCACCCACGGGATCAACGGGCTGCTCTATGATGTCGACACGCCCAAACCGCTGGACCTGACCCAGTATCTCAATATCGGCAAGCGCGCCTGGCGCAGCGTCCAGCACGGCCACCGCGAATGGCAGTGGGACATGAAGACCCGCCTGTCGGATCTGATGTTCAAGGACGATCTGGGCGATCCCGAACCCTACCGCGAACTGGGCGCCTATGTGCGCGCCGGTCTGGGACAAAGTCTGGGCCGGGGCTTTCCTGCGAAACGTGTCACCCGTGAGCCGCTGCCCAAGGTCACCGTGGCGGTGGTCTGCTACAACTCGGAAACCGAGATCGAAGAGACGCTGACCTCCATTTTTGCCCAGACCTATCGCAACATGGAAATTGTTGTGGTCGATGGCGCATCCAAGGATGGCACGGTCGAGATTCTGGAGCGCCACAAAACCCGCTTTGACGTCTATGTGTCAGAGCCCGACAAGGGCGTCTACGACGCGATGAACAAGGCTGCAAAGCTGGGCTCGGGCGATTACATCATCTTCATCAATGCCGGGGACTATTTCCACCTGCCCACCTCGCTGGAGGTGGCGATGCACAATGTCTTTGGCGGCCCCGGCGCCTGGCTGGGGCGGCGCAAACTGCCGGATTTTGTGATTGGCGATCACATCTACCGTCACGAAAGCGGCGTCTCGGCGCTGCACAAGGCGGCGGATTTCACCGATACCTGGGCGCAGTTGCAAAGTGGTGAGTTCAAACCCGGCTGGTGGGGCGGCATCCCGTGCCATCAGGCCACACTGACCCGGCGCGACCTGCTGGCCACTGTGGGTTATGACCTCAGCTTTGACATCACCGCCGACCATAATTTCATGTTCACCATGAAGGCGCGTGGCGCCAGCTTTGTGCATTGCCACACGGTGATTGCCACCTATGTCGGCGGCGGCATGTCGGCCAAGCGCACCCTGCAATGCATGCGCGAAAGCTTTCGCGTGGCCCGCACCAACACCGGGGCCTTCAAGGCGGTGGAAAAACTGTACCTGCAACTGTTCGGCGAACGCGCGATCCTGTCGGATCCCGAAAAACGCGAGAGCGAGGCCGAATTGCTGCGCCGCTCCGGTCTGTTCTACGAGGACTGGTATCGCGTCAATTTCATGGGGGCCGACAGCCCGTTTCAGGATCCGGTCCTGCACTACCTCGAAGTGGGCCATGCCCGGGGCGCCCGGCCCAACCCGTTCTTTGACGGGCAACACTATCTGTTGCGCAACACCGACGTGGCGGATGCGGGCATGAACCCCTTTGTGCATTACATCATCACCGGTCGCGATCAGACCCGCCCGACCTATGACTGGGACGGGAAAGACGCGGGTGAGGCGCTGAGCCGCTTCAAACGGCTGTATCCCTGGCACAGCGTCGATCTGGACGGGCTGGAACGTATTCTGGCCGCCACACCCAAAGAAAGGCTCTTGTCCGTCTTGCGGGACGTCTAG